A single window of Methylacidimicrobium sp. AP8 DNA harbors:
- a CDS encoding porin gives MDAGGLEQHPGGPQRPTDIWEYTATLAFDLADNFMIRLEGRIDWGLGVMAYYGFPFQGTTSPSALLYSANGPIFLTALEFVYSY, from the coding sequence ATGGATGCAGGCGGGCTGGAACAGCATCCTGGCGGGCCACAACGCCCCACCGACATCTGGGAGTACACCGCCACCTTGGCCTTCGACCTTGCCGACAACTTCATGATCCGCCTCGAAGGCCGAATCGACTGGGGCCTCGGCGTCATGGCCTACTACGGCTTCCCCTTCCAGGGAACTACCTCCCCAAGCGCCCTCCTCTACTCCGCAAACGGCCCCATCTTCCTCACCGCACTCGAATTCGTCTACAGCTACTAA
- a CDS encoding outer membrane beta-barrel protein produces MAGGVSGRSDRRAGCLDRGSGHDRGLGHQLQLLVLFNTSSFWLEQAYVVFRAPVGNGLDIRVGKFVDPAGYEVVERPVNLDFTYGLLFSNLLPTTLTGMQAIYHFDDQWSTRFGVADGGFNVARGGYNYFGYLDNTIDNNAAYLLFWNGRWESSRRTPS; encoded by the coding sequence GTGGCAGGCGGGGTTTCGGGCCGATCTGATCGTCGGGCAGGATGCCTCGATCGGGGCTCCGGACACGATCGGGGGCTTGGGCACCAACTTCAGCTCCTGGTTCTCTTCAACACCTCGAGCTTCTGGCTGGAGCAGGCCTACGTGGTCTTCCGGGCGCCGGTGGGCAACGGGCTCGACATTCGCGTCGGGAAGTTCGTCGATCCGGCGGGCTACGAGGTGGTGGAGCGGCCGGTCAACTTGGATTTCACCTACGGGCTGCTCTTCAGCAACCTCCTGCCGACCACCCTTACCGGGATGCAGGCCATCTACCACTTCGACGACCAGTGGTCGACCCGCTTCGGGGTGGCCGACGGGGGCTTCAACGTCGCCCGCGGAGGCTACAACTACTTCGGATATCTGGACAACACGATCGATAACAACGCGGCCTACCTGCTTTTCTGGAACGGGCGGTGGGAGTCAAGCAGAAGAACGCCATCCTAA
- a CDS encoding efflux RND transporter permease subunit encodes MLERLIEWSGRNPFLVSVLAAFGLTWGILALRSSPLDAIPDLSDVQVIVYTEWPGRSPTLVEDQVTYPISTLFLSAPKVKVVRGESIFGKSFVYIIFEDGTDIYWARSRVLEYLNAARGRLPEGVSPTLGPDATGVGWVFEYALVDESGNHDLAELRSFQDWTLRYALASVHGVSEVASVGGYVRQYQVNLDPDKLLAYGVRFSDVVDAVRKGNRDVGGRSFEISTMEYYIRGRGYFQSLADIGNTVVRTDPQGFPILVRQLGSLTLGGDLRQGLAELNGKGETVGGIVVMRHGENALRVIDGIKKKLKTLEGSFPPGVRLVPTYDRSELIHRSIRTLWEKLIEESVVVSLVCILFLWHLRSALVPILLLPAAIVLSFIPFGGLHLTANIMSLGGIAIAIGAMVDGAVIMVENAHRQLEDAREKSGKEPRGEERLRVLLAAARMVGRPLFFSLLVITVSFVPVFALEAQEGRLFRPLAFTKTFAMFFAALLSVTLVPVLMRWFIRGRIVPEKRNPLNRLLLAAYDPILRFVLRYRIPVLLVALAVLASALYPLRRLGAEFMPPLNEGTLLYMPTAVPGVAIAEAARILQLQDRIIARLPEVATVFGKVGQADTATDPAPLSMTETVVTFRPESQWRKGMTWSKLVAELNRQLQFPGVANIFWMPIQTRTEMLTTGFRSNLGIKIFGSDLNVIRDLGEKIERTLSGFPDTRSVFAERVEGGRYLDIQVRREALARYGFTVEDVNQAIEGAIGGNTVTVTVEGRERYPVSVRYNRDFRQDPLALSRVLVGAALPAVSAATTPPSSPPPPIAGVQVPLGELADIHFALGPPEVRSENARLVGFVFVDSTAKDLVGYVQKASAQIARNVAFPPGYYVEWAGSYEYFLRAKQRLFLLIPLTLVIIFLLLHLNTRSVGRTFLVMLAVPFSLVGAFWLLYWLGYNLSVAVGVGLIALAGLDAETGVVMLLYLDHAYEQRSREGRMRSRADLRAAIAEGALGRIRPKVMTICAILFGLLPILWSQQTGADVMKRIAAPMVGGIVTSGLLELLLYPILYFLWQGRKLPEEA; translated from the coding sequence ATGCTGGAGCGCCTGATCGAGTGGAGTGGCCGCAATCCATTCTTGGTCAGCGTGCTGGCCGCCTTCGGCCTCACGTGGGGAATCTTGGCCTTGCGGAGTTCCCCCTTGGATGCGATTCCCGATCTCTCCGACGTCCAAGTGATCGTCTACACCGAGTGGCCCGGACGTAGTCCGACGCTCGTGGAGGATCAGGTCACCTATCCGATCTCGACCCTCTTCCTCTCGGCGCCGAAAGTGAAGGTTGTCCGCGGGGAGTCGATATTCGGCAAGTCGTTCGTCTACATAATATTCGAAGACGGCACGGACATCTATTGGGCCCGGTCCCGCGTGCTCGAGTACTTGAACGCCGCCCGCGGCCGGTTGCCGGAAGGAGTCAGCCCGACCTTAGGACCGGATGCAACGGGCGTCGGCTGGGTCTTCGAATACGCGCTCGTTGACGAGTCGGGAAACCATGACCTGGCCGAGCTTCGCTCGTTCCAGGACTGGACGCTCCGCTACGCCCTGGCGTCGGTCCACGGCGTCTCGGAGGTGGCCAGCGTCGGCGGCTATGTCCGCCAATACCAGGTGAACCTCGATCCCGATAAGCTCCTGGCCTACGGCGTCCGCTTCTCCGATGTGGTCGACGCGGTTCGCAAGGGTAACCGGGACGTAGGAGGCAGGAGCTTCGAGATCTCGACCATGGAGTATTACATCCGCGGGCGGGGCTATTTTCAGTCCCTGGCGGACATAGGGAATACGGTCGTGCGCACCGACCCGCAGGGCTTTCCTATCCTCGTCCGCCAGCTCGGGAGCCTCACTCTGGGGGGGGACTTGCGGCAGGGGCTGGCGGAGCTCAACGGAAAGGGGGAGACGGTCGGGGGAATCGTCGTGATGCGGCACGGCGAAAACGCCCTGCGGGTGATCGACGGCATCAAGAAGAAGCTCAAGACCCTCGAGGGCTCGTTCCCGCCCGGAGTCCGGCTGGTCCCCACCTACGACCGCTCCGAGCTCATCCATCGCTCGATTCGCACGCTTTGGGAGAAGCTGATCGAGGAGAGTGTGGTGGTCAGCCTAGTTTGCATCCTTTTTCTTTGGCACCTGCGCAGCGCCTTGGTGCCGATTCTTCTCCTCCCGGCGGCGATCGTCCTCTCCTTCATACCCTTCGGCGGCCTGCACCTGACGGCGAACATCATGTCGCTGGGAGGAATTGCCATCGCGATCGGGGCCATGGTCGATGGGGCCGTGATCATGGTGGAAAACGCCCATAGGCAGTTGGAGGATGCCCGGGAAAAGAGCGGGAAGGAGCCCCGAGGGGAGGAGCGGCTCCGCGTGCTGCTGGCCGCAGCCCGGATGGTGGGCCGTCCTCTCTTCTTTTCGCTCCTGGTGATCACGGTTTCTTTCGTCCCTGTCTTCGCCTTAGAAGCCCAGGAGGGCCGCCTCTTTCGGCCGCTGGCCTTCACCAAGACCTTCGCGATGTTTTTTGCGGCCCTGCTTTCCGTGACCCTGGTCCCCGTGCTGATGCGCTGGTTCATTCGGGGGCGGATCGTTCCGGAAAAGCGCAACCCGCTCAACCGGCTGCTTCTTGCCGCCTATGATCCGATCCTCCGGTTCGTCCTCCGCTATCGCATTCCGGTCCTTCTGGTGGCGCTCGCGGTGCTGGCCTCGGCTCTCTATCCGCTCCGCCGACTGGGTGCCGAGTTCATGCCTCCGCTCAATGAGGGAACCCTGCTTTACATGCCGACCGCCGTGCCCGGGGTGGCGATCGCGGAGGCCGCTCGGATCCTCCAGCTGCAAGACCGGATCATCGCCCGATTACCCGAGGTCGCCACTGTGTTCGGGAAGGTAGGGCAGGCGGACACGGCGACCGACCCGGCCCCGCTGTCCATGACGGAAACCGTGGTTACCTTTCGGCCGGAAAGCCAATGGCGCAAAGGAATGACTTGGAGCAAGCTCGTGGCAGAGCTCAATCGACAACTCCAGTTCCCGGGGGTGGCCAACATCTTCTGGATGCCGATACAGACCCGCACGGAGATGCTGACGACGGGCTTCCGGTCGAACTTGGGGATCAAGATCTTCGGATCGGACCTCAACGTGATCCGCGACTTGGGGGAGAAGATCGAGCGCACCCTTTCGGGCTTTCCCGATACCCGCAGCGTCTTTGCGGAGCGGGTGGAAGGGGGACGGTATCTGGATATCCAGGTGCGCCGCGAGGCGCTGGCGCGGTACGGATTCACGGTCGAGGATGTCAACCAAGCGATCGAGGGAGCGATCGGCGGGAACACCGTGACCGTCACGGTGGAGGGACGGGAACGATATCCGGTGAGCGTCCGCTACAATCGAGACTTTCGGCAGGATCCGCTGGCTCTCTCGCGAGTCCTCGTAGGAGCAGCGCTGCCGGCCGTTTCCGCCGCCACGACCCCGCCGAGTTCGCCTCCGCCTCCGATTGCCGGAGTCCAGGTTCCTTTGGGAGAGCTGGCCGACATCCATTTTGCGTTGGGTCCGCCGGAGGTTCGGAGCGAGAACGCCCGGCTCGTCGGCTTCGTGTTCGTTGACAGCACGGCTAAAGATCTTGTCGGATATGTGCAAAAAGCCAGCGCGCAGATCGCCCGCAACGTCGCCTTCCCTCCGGGGTATTACGTCGAGTGGGCCGGCTCCTATGAATATTTCCTTCGCGCGAAGCAGCGCCTTTTTCTCCTCATTCCGCTCACCTTGGTCATTATTTTCCTTTTGTTGCACCTCAACACGCGGTCGGTAGGCCGAACCTTCTTGGTAATGCTCGCCGTGCCTTTTTCCCTGGTCGGCGCCTTTTGGCTCCTCTACTGGCTTGGCTACAACCTGAGCGTTGCGGTGGGGGTTGGGCTGATCGCCCTGGCGGGGCTCGACGCGGAGACCGGTGTCGTCATGCTTCTCTATCTCGACCATGCCTATGAACAGCGGAGTCGCGAAGGGCGGATGCGATCGCGGGCCGATCTGCGGGCTGCGATCGCGGAGGGCGCTCTCGGCAGAATCCGCCCGAAGGTGATGACTATCTGCGCGATCCTCTTCGGCCTTCTCCCTATCCTCTGGAGCCAGCAAACCGGGGCGGACGTCATGAAACGGATCGCCGCACCCATGGTCGGCGGAATCGTGACCTCCGGCCTGCTCGAATTGCTCCTCTACCCGATCCTCTACTTCCTATGGCAGGGTCGGAAGCTGCCTGAGGAGGCCTGA
- a CDS encoding sulfite exporter TauE/SafE family protein, which translates to MTKFYVLGFCIAFLIGLTGVGGGTLTVPILLFLGIEPAVAVGVALGFSALIKIPSSLIYFIRGDINKRILLLLSLGGIPGVVAGSFLLGHLSRKSHLGSFLLLAIGLTVVLSSLLNLWFTLTDHRLPLHRYLRWLPAFSFFIGVEVGSFSAGGGALGSLLLLTLTKLSPSEVVGTDIAFGMLLSLIGGGIHAHQGMSDSRLILAMVSGGILGAIGGAYACTVIPKKPARVFLLVWLIFVGSMVAVRAVR; encoded by the coding sequence GTGACCAAATTTTATGTCCTCGGCTTTTGCATCGCCTTTCTGATCGGGCTGACGGGAGTCGGTGGCGGCACCTTGACGGTCCCCATCCTTCTTTTTCTCGGGATCGAGCCGGCCGTCGCCGTCGGGGTCGCCTTGGGATTCTCCGCTCTCATTAAGATCCCGAGCTCCCTCATCTACTTTATCCGAGGGGATATCAACAAGCGGATCCTGCTGCTTCTCTCCTTGGGCGGGATTCCCGGGGTGGTAGCCGGCTCGTTTTTGCTCGGCCATCTTTCGCGGAAAAGCCACCTCGGCTCTTTCCTCCTGCTGGCCATCGGCCTAACGGTCGTTCTCTCCTCCCTGCTCAATCTCTGGTTTACCCTGACCGATCACCGCCTCCCCCTCCACCGTTACTTGCGATGGCTTCCCGCTTTTTCATTCTTCATCGGGGTCGAGGTCGGGTCATTCTCCGCCGGGGGCGGTGCCTTGGGGAGCCTCCTGCTACTGACCTTGACCAAGCTCAGCCCGAGCGAGGTCGTAGGAACGGATATCGCCTTCGGCATGCTCCTTTCGCTGATCGGCGGGGGCATTCACGCTCACCAGGGGATGAGCGACTCCCGACTCATTTTGGCCATGGTCTCGGGTGGAATTTTGGGTGCGATCGGAGGTGCGTATGCCTGCACGGTTATCCCGAAAAAGCCGGCCCGAGTCTTTCTTCTGGTCTGGTTGATCTTCGTTGGAAGTATGGTCGCTGTGCGCGCGGTCCGGTAG
- a CDS encoding NAD(P)/FAD-dependent oxidoreductase, producing the protein MKTILILGGGTGGTIVANRLAHRLRPEEASIEVVSDSPLHYYQPAQLYIPFGEEDPRKIARSERKLLNPRVKLRIETITEWLPDKQAVRTAKGHTLSYDYLIIATGSVPCPDAVEGFVAGADHFYTPDAAYRLYHKLSEFEGGRLVVGVGGIPFKCPVAPLEFTLLAEAFLAHKGIRSQTEIIYTSPLNDVFQIDSVVPVVRSLFEQRGIRAETFFNLESVDAEKKIVKSLEGTELPFDILVMTPLHKGAPFLRGHPMADNDGWVKTDRSTLRVDGLPNVWALGDTTNLPISKAGSTAHFEAPVIVEQIVAAIHKEEPLPGKAVYNGHVTCFIDSGYGKAAILDFDYDHPPVVDEPNEFRHLQKMAFNKLYWYLVPTAVI; encoded by the coding sequence ATGAAAACAATCCTCATCCTCGGAGGCGGAACCGGAGGAACGATCGTGGCCAACCGGCTGGCACACCGGCTGCGGCCCGAAGAGGCCTCGATCGAAGTCGTCAGCGATTCTCCTCTCCACTACTACCAGCCCGCTCAGCTCTACATCCCGTTCGGGGAGGAGGACCCGAGAAAGATCGCGCGCTCCGAGCGGAAGTTGCTCAATCCCCGAGTCAAGCTACGGATTGAGACGATTACGGAGTGGCTCCCGGACAAGCAGGCGGTGCGGACCGCCAAAGGGCATACCCTGTCCTACGACTACTTGATTATCGCCACCGGCTCGGTTCCCTGTCCGGATGCCGTAGAGGGATTCGTAGCCGGAGCGGATCATTTTTATACGCCCGACGCGGCCTATCGGCTCTACCACAAGCTCAGCGAGTTCGAAGGCGGACGTCTCGTGGTGGGAGTGGGAGGAATCCCTTTCAAGTGCCCCGTCGCTCCGCTCGAGTTTACTCTTCTTGCGGAGGCATTCTTAGCCCATAAAGGGATCCGGTCCCAGACCGAGATCATCTACACCTCCCCCTTGAACGATGTCTTCCAGATCGATAGCGTCGTGCCCGTAGTCCGGTCGTTGTTCGAGCAGCGCGGTATCCGCGCGGAAACTTTTTTCAACCTCGAATCGGTCGACGCCGAAAAGAAGATCGTCAAGAGCCTGGAAGGAACCGAGCTTCCTTTCGACATCCTGGTGATGACTCCGCTGCATAAGGGAGCGCCATTCCTGCGGGGACACCCGATGGCCGACAACGATGGCTGGGTCAAGACCGATCGCAGCACGCTCCGGGTGGACGGACTGCCCAATGTTTGGGCGCTCGGGGACACAACCAACCTGCCGATCAGCAAGGCCGGAAGCACGGCGCATTTCGAGGCGCCGGTCATCGTCGAGCAGATCGTGGCCGCGATCCATAAAGAGGAACCCTTGCCGGGAAAAGCGGTTTACAACGGGCATGTCACCTGCTTCATCGATTCAGGATACGGCAAAGCGGCTATCCTCGACTTTGATTACGATCATCCGCCGGTCGTGGACGAACCTAACGAATTCCGCCATCTTCAGAAGATGGCCTTCAACAAGCTTTACTGGTACTTGGTTCCGACGGCGGTCATCTGA
- a CDS encoding sulfurtransferase TusA family protein yields MEGVKIAKEVDARGSFCPGPLMELIRLVRSANVGDVVAVISADEGSKKDIPAWIQKARYELVGMEEVAPGATRFLCRKNH; encoded by the coding sequence ATGGAGGGTGTCAAGATTGCCAAGGAGGTCGATGCGCGGGGGAGCTTTTGCCCAGGGCCCCTCATGGAGTTGATCCGGCTGGTCCGCTCGGCCAACGTGGGCGATGTAGTGGCGGTCATTTCGGCGGACGAGGGGAGCAAGAAGGACATCCCCGCCTGGATCCAGAAGGCTCGATACGAGCTTGTCGGCATGGAAGAGGTTGCACCCGGAGCCACCCGCTTCCTCTGCCGCAAGAATCATTAG
- a CDS encoding DsrE/DsrF/DrsH-like family protein, translated as MSEKLSIVLFSGTVDKLMAAATIASGAAAMQKEVTIFATFYGLFAFRKGDWKQNRRVSKEFEDFGAQFLRVLEEKKVPNWLETLQNAKEIGDVKVKACGLTMDLLSIKLEDLEPIVSEIVGVGHFVEEASGGQILFL; from the coding sequence ATGAGCGAGAAACTGTCGATCGTCCTCTTTTCCGGCACCGTCGATAAGCTGATGGCGGCCGCCACCATCGCTTCCGGCGCCGCCGCCATGCAAAAGGAGGTGACGATCTTTGCGACCTTTTACGGCCTTTTTGCCTTCCGCAAAGGGGATTGGAAACAGAACCGGAGAGTCAGCAAGGAATTCGAGGATTTCGGCGCCCAATTTCTGCGCGTCCTGGAAGAGAAGAAGGTCCCCAACTGGCTGGAGACCCTGCAGAACGCCAAGGAGATCGGAGACGTCAAGGTCAAGGCGTGCGGGCTCACGATGGATCTGCTCTCGATCAAGCTCGAGGATCTCGAGCCGATCGTGAGCGAGATCGTGGGGGTCGGCCATTTCGTCGAGGAGGCTTCGGGCGGGCAGATCCTTTTCCTGTAA
- a CDS encoding RNA polymerase sigma factor encodes MSEPDPDWETMARLAKGDDRALNELMDRWQERLFRLLCRLTGDAASAADLAQETFVRVYEARHKVRPKGSFSAWLFTIATNLSRNLARWRKRHPTVSLAECTDKNGAPSWEERLGEECPPGARLEKEEICERVRSAVLSLPARLREALVLFEYEELSYEEIAQALGCSRKIVEMRLYRARRRLRRALAREQLL; translated from the coding sequence ATGAGCGAGCCGGATCCCGACTGGGAAACCATGGCGCGTCTCGCAAAGGGGGACGATCGGGCGCTCAACGAGCTCATGGATCGTTGGCAGGAGAGACTCTTTCGACTTCTTTGCCGGCTCACCGGCGATGCGGCCTCTGCGGCCGATCTGGCGCAGGAAACCTTCGTCCGGGTTTACGAGGCCCGCCACAAGGTCAGGCCGAAGGGCAGCTTTTCGGCCTGGCTCTTCACAATCGCCACCAATCTCAGCCGCAACCTCGCCCGATGGCGCAAGAGGCATCCGACCGTTTCCCTCGCGGAATGCACGGACAAAAACGGGGCGCCCTCATGGGAGGAACGCCTCGGGGAGGAGTGCCCACCGGGCGCCCGGCTCGAAAAGGAGGAGATCTGCGAGCGGGTCCGTTCGGCGGTTCTCTCCCTGCCGGCACGGCTCCGAGAGGCTCTGGTCCTCTTCGAATACGAAGAGCTCTCTTACGAAGAGATCGCCCAGGCCCTTGGATGCTCTCGAAAGATCGTGGAGATGCGGCTTTACCGGGCACGCCGACGCTTGCGGAGGGCGCTCGCCAGGGAACAGCTTCTCTGA
- a CDS encoding periplasmic heavy metal sensor — protein sequence MKRFLRLAALTIGVAVTVYLTTLFLETLPFRQANRNPDPALQWLRQELDLSEEQTRAVSRLQDAYRPSCQAMCRRILASDAKLKELLAKSSALTPEILAALAERDRLISDCRRAFMEHIYAVSRELSAHQRQRYLALVSEELLGLPPDASVAQRKERGR from the coding sequence GTGAAAAGGTTCCTCCGGCTCGCCGCGCTGACCATCGGCGTCGCGGTCACCGTCTACCTGACTACCCTCTTCTTGGAGACGCTCCCTTTCCGACAAGCCAACCGCAATCCCGACCCGGCGTTGCAATGGCTCCGTCAGGAGCTCGACCTCTCCGAGGAACAGACGCGGGCGGTCTCCCGCCTGCAGGACGCGTATCGGCCGAGCTGCCAAGCGATGTGCCGCCGGATCCTGGCGAGCGACGCCAAGCTCAAGGAGCTTTTGGCGAAAAGTTCTGCGCTGACGCCGGAAATCCTCGCAGCCCTGGCCGAGCGGGACCGGCTCATCTCCGACTGCCGCCGGGCCTTCATGGAGCACATCTACGCGGTCAGCCGCGAGCTCTCTGCGCATCAACGGCAACGGTATTTAGCCCTCGTGTCCGAAGAGCTGTTGGGCTTGCCGCCGGACGCGAGCGTCGCGCAAAGGAAAGAACGCGGCCGATGA
- a CDS encoding DUF883 family protein: MNEVITRQKLLNDVREVMHDAEILVKESAGSLSEKARDVQERLTARISSLREYLGEREDRLASRAMGGIQEVDRIVRDHPYEAVGVGVVFGVLLGALLSRR, encoded by the coding sequence ATGAATGAAGTTATCACTAGGCAGAAGCTCCTCAACGATGTGCGGGAGGTGATGCACGACGCGGAGATCCTCGTGAAGGAATCGGCGGGCAGTCTCAGCGAAAAAGCTCGCGACGTGCAGGAGCGCTTGACCGCCCGAATCAGCTCGCTGCGCGAGTATCTGGGCGAGCGGGAGGACCGTTTGGCCAGCCGCGCGATGGGGGGAATCCAGGAAGTCGATCGGATCGTCCGCGATCATCCCTACGAGGCGGTCGGTGTGGGAGTGGTCTTCGGTGTTCTGCTCGGGGCGCTCTTGAGCCGCCGATAG
- a CDS encoding phage holin family protein, translating into MTEAQQRGGVTGSGQKLLTLLLRLLALRLELFSVELQSEIERLLRLLLWLGVGLFLGALTILWLGIALLSLTWNDPTARIITVGTIGAVCLGATIYVGAQVWKRMRISGTPFAQTIRELGKDVAWLHDRARK; encoded by the coding sequence ATGACGGAAGCGCAGCAGCGCGGCGGCGTCACCGGCTCGGGGCAGAAGCTGCTCACGCTTCTGCTGCGGTTGCTTGCGCTCCGGCTTGAGCTCTTTTCCGTGGAGCTTCAGTCGGAGATCGAGCGGTTGCTCCGCTTGCTCCTGTGGCTGGGTGTCGGTCTTTTCCTGGGTGCCCTGACGATCCTCTGGCTCGGGATCGCATTGCTCTCGCTGACTTGGAACGATCCGACGGCGCGAATCATCACCGTAGGAACAATCGGAGCGGTTTGCCTGGGGGCGACGATCTATGTGGGCGCCCAGGTATGGAAGCGAATGCGGATCTCGGGGACGCCGTTCGCCCAGACCATTCGCGAACTGGGCAAGGACGTCGCATGGCTGCACGATCGGGCAAGGAAATAA
- a CDS encoding MotA/TolQ/ExbB proton channel family protein, which translates to MIYQLFLKGGPIMWPILLLSVVTVAVLFERLLFLMTETRRRDIPLLRKIFELVEHGHLAQALAIAEKSKDPVIRVLAEGMRHKDGSVSDALLEAANSQLDRYNKGLVVLDTAVTLGPLLGLLGTVTGMMRAFSIVGGGELAGKQAAITGGVAESLIAVSFGLGVAIVAIVPLNFFSARMEAMRREMEAASTKLEMLLLRFQRRPSGETEYLEGEIPAHRQGR; encoded by the coding sequence ATGATCTACCAACTCTTCCTCAAAGGCGGCCCGATCATGTGGCCGATTCTTCTCCTGTCGGTCGTGACCGTGGCGGTGCTCTTCGAGCGCTTGCTCTTCCTTATGACCGAAACGCGGCGCAGGGATATCCCGCTCCTTCGGAAGATCTTCGAGCTGGTGGAGCACGGTCATCTCGCTCAGGCGCTGGCCATCGCGGAGAAATCGAAGGATCCGGTGATCCGGGTGCTCGCGGAGGGAATGCGCCACAAGGACGGGTCGGTCTCGGATGCCTTGCTCGAAGCAGCCAACTCGCAACTGGACCGTTACAACAAAGGCCTCGTCGTCTTGGATACCGCCGTTACGTTAGGACCGCTTCTTGGTCTCTTGGGCACGGTCACCGGAATGATGCGGGCGTTCAGCATCGTGGGTGGCGGAGAGCTCGCGGGGAAGCAGGCGGCGATTACGGGCGGCGTCGCCGAATCGCTGATCGCGGTGAGCTTCGGTCTGGGCGTGGCGATCGTGGCGATCGTGCCGCTCAATTTCTTCAGCGCCCGCATGGAGGCCATGCGCCGGGAGATGGAAGCCGCCTCCACTAAGCTGGAAATGCTCCTGCTCCGCTTCCAGCGCCGTCCGTCGGGAGAAACCGAATACCTGGAGGGGGAGATTCCCGCCCATCGGCAGGGACGCTGA
- a CDS encoding biopolymer transporter ExbD, with amino-acid sequence MRVAPPRRHRPRLEIIPFIDVMFFLLATFMMVSLAMVKNPGVAVQLPKAQTAGSEERKEQEVTLTVTEKGEVYFDHDRVSTAELPGRLAALKAQVGPDKAKVFLNSDRKATFDNVVGVLDEIRKQGITRIAIQTEKDENNQKTP; translated from the coding sequence ATGCGAGTCGCTCCGCCACGACGCCATCGGCCGCGTCTGGAGATCATACCGTTTATCGACGTGATGTTCTTCCTCTTGGCCACCTTCATGATGGTCTCCTTGGCCATGGTGAAAAACCCCGGTGTAGCCGTGCAGCTTCCGAAGGCCCAGACGGCCGGCAGCGAGGAGCGGAAAGAGCAAGAGGTAACCCTTACGGTCACCGAAAAAGGGGAAGTCTATTTTGACCATGACAGGGTGTCCACGGCCGAGCTTCCTGGCAGGCTGGCCGCTCTCAAGGCCCAGGTCGGGCCGGATAAGGCCAAGGTCTTCTTGAACAGCGATCGGAAAGCGACTTTCGATAACGTCGTAGGCGTGCTCGACGAAATCCGCAAGCAAGGGATCACACGGATCGCCATTCAGACCGAAAAGGACGAAAACAACCAAAAGACCCCTTAG